The following is a genomic window from Hymenobacter sp. APR13.
GAGCTCTACGACAACATCGAAAACAAAGCCCTCAAGACCCTGGGCGCCCAGCTGGCCGTTATCCGGCCCGTGAACGAGGTGAACTGGTACATCTTCCGGGTGAAGGGCGAGCTGAGCGGCGACTACACCTCATCGGCGCTGAGCGTGAGCGACTACCTGCGTATGTCGTCGGAGTTTCTGTACGGCTGGAAGCGCAGCCCCAATTTCTCGTGGGGCGTGGGCTTGCAGTTGGGCTACACCTTCGGGCGCCAGAGCATCTACCCGGCTATCCTGTACAACCGCACCTTCAATAGCCGCTGGGGCGTGGAGGCCCTGTTTCCGGCCCGCATTACGGCCCGCTACAATGCCTCGCCCAAGTCGCTGTTCTTTGCCGGCTATTCCGTCGATGGCTTCAACTACATCGTGAAGCTGAACAACCCGCTGGTGCGCCAGAGCCAGCCCGACAAGCAGCCGCTGCGCACGCTGGAGCTGCGCGAAACGGAAGTGAAGTTCCGGGGCCGCTGGGAACGGGAAATCTACGACTTCCTCTGGTTTGGGGCTGAAGCCGGCTACCGCTACAACTACGCTTTCGACGCCTTCGACCGCACCAACGCTGACCGCGAGAAAATCATCGACAGCAAGTTTGCCGGCGCGCCCTACGCCTCGCTGGAGCTGTTTATCGTGCCGCCGCGCAAGTTTCTGAAAAAGCAGTAGGCACCGGGCGCCTCTGCCCCACACAACCGGGCCGCCGTCGGCCACCAGCGCTTCATACAGGAGCAACGGTGGCCAACGGCGGCCCGGCTATTTGGGGGCGGAAACGGCTGCCGGAACGGCCGGTGGCACGCGGCGCTAGGTAGCGGTGTCGGCCAGTAGCCAGCGCACGGCTTCGCCCTCGTCGTAGAACATAGCCAGCGCGTGCGACTGGGCTTCGGAGGCGGCCCGCTCCAGGTTGGTAGCGGCGGCCGCATCGGCCCGAAGCTGTGCGGCCCGAAACGGGGAAATGAGGTAGGCCAGCCGCAGCTTGGCCGGGGCCATGGCCTGCTTGAGGGCCGGCAGCCATACCTGGCTGAACCATTGTGTGGCAGCGGCACTAGGTGTGTCGCGGCGCCGGAGGTCGAGCAGCAGACGGCAGGTGCCGTGCGCCACCGCCTGCTCCTGCACAGCGCCATATTCCTGCTGCAGCTGCGCCAGCTCCGACTCGCCCAGCCAGCGGGCTGTAAGCATGGCTAGGTCGGGGCGGTAGTGCAGCTGAAGGTTGGCGGAAGGCAACATAGGCCCCCTATACGACAGGCCGTTGGGCGGGTTTCCTGTAGGAGGCAGCGCCAGCCAGCCGGGGGCGTGGCAGAAAGGGCGTACTCCGGCGCCTACCGCCGTCCGACCGGAATGGGGTTGCAAACCTTACCGGAATCCTGCATCTTTCTCAGGCAACATTGCTACTCCGCTCTATCCGCCTGGCCACGGCTCCCCGCACCTATCCGCCCTGGCCGCCTGTTCTTTTTTTCCATCCCTTCCCCCCACTATCTGCCCCATGGCAAACGCATTTCAGGCCGACATTCCGGCCAACACCCTCCAGGAAGTGCAGCAGCACCTCACCGCTATTAAGGCCGCGCTGGCTCCCTACCTGGTGTCCCTGACCCCGGAGGAGCGCAAAACCATGCTCCGCATGGCCGACAAGACCGTGGCCTTCGTGCAGAAAACCGCCGATTACGCCACCAACACGCCCGCTTTCGTGCCGCCGTTCGTGGATTTCGCCGAGGTGCAGCAGGATGTGGCCGCCCTTACGGCCCTCACGCCGCTGCACCAGCAGCTGGAACAGCTGGCCCTGGATGTGGACAGCACCATGATGACGGCCGGCTCCGAGGCCTACGGCCACTCGCTCACCATCTACAACAACATCAAGTTCTTGGCCAAGAACAAGCAGCCCGGCGCCCAAACCGCCTACGACGACCTGCGCCAGCGCTTCCCCGGCAGCCCCAACGCCGGCCGCAAGCCCGCCGCCGCCAAAAGCTAGTCGTCGGACCGGGGAGGCGTTCCGGTCTGGCGGCGGCAGCCGTCCGGCCGGTTGCCGCCTGCTGACGTTGTGGCGGCGGCGTTCGGTGGCCGCGTGCCGACGTGCGGGCTGCTCACCTGCCTAATCGACCTGAAAAAGCCCGATTTCGAGGGGATGACCCCCGAAATCGGGCTTTTTTGGGTCCTAATCGGGCCAGAGTGGCTCGATTTCGGGCGGCGGAAGGCTGAAATCAAGCTAAAGTGGCTCGAAATCGGGCCTCGTTGGCGCCCAATGGGGGCGCTGACCCTCGAAATCCAGCCAAATTGGGTGCTAATCGGGGGGCGGACCCCCGATTTCCGGGGTCGGACCCTCGAAATCGGGGGGCCGACCCCCGATTTCGGGCTAGGCGGGCTGGGTGGCGAGCCAGGCCAGGGCCTCGGCTTCGTTGAGGAAGACGGCCGTGTGGTAGGGCTGCTCGGGGGCCAGGGCGCGGTGCGCCACCGGGGCCACCGAGGTATCGTCGGCCAGCTGCTGGAGGCGGGCCGGCGAACTGAGCACGGCCATGCACAGCGGGTGCGGGGCCAGGTCGCGCACGGCTTCGGGGAAGAAGTGCTGGGTGAGCCAGTGGATGGTGTACACGTCCAGGGGGCCATCGCGGCGGCCATCCAGCAGCCAGTGGGCGCAGGTGTGCTGCCTGGCCAACAAAAGCAGCTGCTGGTACGACTCCTGGGTTTCGTACAGGGATTGGGGCCGCAGCCAGCGCAGCACCAGCAGGCCCAGGTCGGGGCGGTGCTGGATGAGGTAGGCGTCGGGGCTGAGGGTAGAGGCTGTTGGCATGTTGGGGAAACGCAGCGCCTAGCGTTTTGTTCGGCGGGCTTTGGCGGGCGGGGGCAGCAGGGGCGCTTGCAGCTGCCGGTACTGCTCGAAGAGGAACTCCAGGCGGCTGAGCTCGGTGGGGAAGGCGGCCGGGCGGTAGCAGAGGTCCACGGCCCTATCGAGGGTTTGGTGGGCCTTCACGAGGGCGGGGGGCATGGTGAGCGGGTCGTAGAGGGTGGCCAGGCTTTCCTCGGGGAACTGGGCCCGCGCCGCCAGCACCTGCTGCGCCGCCGCTTCCACCGCCGCCACCTGCTTCGCGCTGGGCGTGGCCGGGAAGGGGAAGTTGTTGTAGACGAGTAGGCCGGAATACCGAAAATCACTCTTTAACCTTCCGCAAACAGCCCGCATCCAAGCCATGTGCATCTGCGAAGTCAAGACGCCAAAATGATAAACAGACGCACTCGGCACTGTGCGACATAAATCAGAGGCAATTACTTCTGGAGGCATGAATCCCATAGGAATGTATCGTCTGTTCTCCGACGAAACACCAGGAATCAAAATATACTCAGAGGTAGGTTGGCGCTGCTCACCAAATAGAGTTGGAAAGTCAGCAAGTTTTGCTGTGGCGGCTCGTTTGCTTGCTTGACGATAAAGCCTTACTGCTTCTATCCGCTTAGCCACCTCTGGTAAGTTTTTTAGTTGACTTGGAGAAGCTTCAACGAGCCAAAGGCACCATCGTGGAATCTTGTTAATGAATTCCTGAGAGCCCATAAAACGCCTGATGAATTGCGCTGCCTCAGGTTCCTTCTGTAATAATTCATTCTTCTCTTCATCTGACAGTAGCAGATTGCCCCCATCATTTGCCATGCTGCCATAACTTATTTCGGGTACGTTACTCAGCGGTTTGCTCCGCTTCCCGACAATAACATTCTCCGCATCGACTAAATACGGGTTGATGTTCTTCACCTTCAACTCCTGCGGCTCACTGCGGGGAGTGGCATAATCGAAGAGGCGGCGCACAGGTAAGGCATCCTGCCCAAAGCCCACAATCACGCAGAACACCTGCGCGTTGCCGCGCGCCTCGTTGCTCCATTTGAAGGTGCGATGCGCGAATTGGATATGTACGCCCAGCCGCAGCATCTCGCCCCACAAGATGCTCACCTGCTCGCCCTGCGTGATGCTGTTGGTGCTCACCAGCGCCACCCGAATAGCGGTGTTCTGCACGTATTGGGCGGCTTTCAGGTACCACGCGGCCACGTAATCGAGCACGCCCGCGCCTTGCAGCTTCGGCCCGGCCACGGCCAGCAGCTCTTTGCGCTGGCTTTCGGTCATGAGCTTGGAGCCGATGAACGGCGGGTTGCCGAGGATGTAGCTGAGCTGGTCTTTGGGGGCGACGGTTTCCCAGTCGGTGGTGAGGGCGTTGCCGTGCACGATGCGGGCGGTGCGGGTGAGGGGCAGGCGCAGGTAGAGGTTGCCGAAGGCTTCGGAGAGGCGCAGGTTGAGCTGGTGGTCCATGAGCCACATGGCCACCTCGGCAATGCGGGCCGGAAATTCCTCCACTTCAATGCCGTAGGCCTGGTCGACCTGCACGCGGGCGTAGAGGGCCAAATCCACGGTCTGGCCGGTGGCGCGGCGGTCGGCAAAGAGGCGCTCCAGAATTTCCTGCTCCAGCAGGCGCAGCTCCCGGTACGTGACCACCAGAAAGTTGCCGCAGCCGCAGCTGGGGTCCAGAAACCGCAGCTGCTCCAGGCGCAGGTGCAGGGCGTTGAGGCGGGGCCGGTTCTGGCCGGCCTGGGTGAGCTCCTGGCGCAGCTCATCCAGAAACAGCCCCTGAATCACCTTCAGAATGTTGGCCTCGGAGGTGTAGTGCGCCCCCAGGTTGCGCCGCTTCACCGGGTCCGTAACCGACTGAAACAGCGACCCAAAGATGGCCGGCGAAATCCGCGACCAGTCGAAGTACGTGCACCGCACCAGCTGCTCGCGCAGGGCCGCATCGAAGGCCGGAAACGGGAAGAACTCCGTGAACAAAGAGCCATTGACGTAGGGCAGCTGCTGCAAATGCGGGGGCAGCTGGCGCTGACGCTCGGCGTGGGGCTGGTCCAGCACGGAAAAGAACTGGGCCAGCTGGGCGCCCACGTCGGAGCCATCGGGGCGGGTGTGGGCTTCCAGAAACTCACGGAAAGCATCCTTCTCGAAGATGGCCGTATCCTCGGCAAAGAGGCAGAACAGGATACGCACGAGCAGCACTTCCAGCTTGTGGCCGTGGTAGCCGCCGCGCAGCAGGGCGTCGTGCAACTCACCCATCAACTCGGCCGCCCGAATGTTGGCGGGGTCCTCGGCCTGGTACTGGCGCTTCTGGTAGCCGGTCAGAAACGAGAACAAGTGCAGGTGCTGGTGCAGCTCCTCCAGCTGGAAATCGAAGCTGGTGCCCTCGTCGAGGTCATAGAGGCGGAAGCGGGCGAAATCGGAGACAAGGATGTACTTGGGCAGCTCGTGGTCTTTGAGGCCGGGGAAGTAGTCTTTGGCCTGCTGCATGGCCTTATCCAGGTCTTTGCCCCGGCTTTTGTGCTCCACCAGCAGGGTGCCCTTCCAGAGCAGGTCGATAAAGCCCTGCTGGCCGGAGAGCTTCTTCACGGGCTCCTCGAAGGTGGCCACCCGGCGGCGGTTCACGCCGAACACGTTGAAAAAATCACCCCAGAAGGCCTTGGCTTCGGCGTGCTCCCGGGTTTCGCCCTGCCACTCCTGGGCAAAGCGGATGGCACGGTCTTTTACTTCGGATAAGGAAAGCGGCATACGGATAGAGAAAGTAGGGGCGGAAGATAGGCAGGCGGGGCCTCATGTGCGCCTCACCTCCTAGCCCCTCTCCGGGGGCCTCACCCCCTAGCCCCGTCTCCCGGCGCCTCACCCCCTAGCCCCCTCTCCCGTGGAGAGGGGGAACTAGCTTTAGAAAAACCCGCACTAGAAAACTAAAAACTAGTCCCCCTCTCCACGGGAGAGGGGGCTA
Proteins encoded in this region:
- a CDS encoding DUF6268 family outer membrane beta-barrel protein; the encoded protein is MMLLSIRRTLPLLALLGSVPVLAQQTPPVSPTPVFPRPAATPGDTTASGAVDRQEFATPSVVGMGPSKGLIFHYERMPTFGVTSNAQVVGLSDFSADAKKNARLVIKGYIPMLNHPHLKLIMGVNYEREEFQFRSTPTRYELYDNIENKALKTLGAQLAVIRPVNEVNWYIFRVKGELSGDYTSSALSVSDYLRMSSEFLYGWKRSPNFSWGVGLQLGYTFGRQSIYPAILYNRTFNSRWGVEALFPARITARYNASPKSLFFAGYSVDGFNYIVKLNNPLVRQSQPDKQPLRTLELRETEVKFRGRWEREIYDFLWFGAEAGYRYNYAFDAFDRTNADREKIIDSKFAGAPYASLELFIVPPRKFLKKQ
- a CDS encoding class I SAM-dependent DNA methyltransferase, whose translation is MPLSLSEVKDRAIRFAQEWQGETREHAEAKAFWGDFFNVFGVNRRRVATFEEPVKKLSGQQGFIDLLWKGTLLVEHKSRGKDLDKAMQQAKDYFPGLKDHELPKYILVSDFARFRLYDLDEGTSFDFQLEELHQHLHLFSFLTGYQKRQYQAEDPANIRAAELMGELHDALLRGGYHGHKLEVLLVRILFCLFAEDTAIFEKDAFREFLEAHTRPDGSDVGAQLAQFFSVLDQPHAERQRQLPPHLQQLPYVNGSLFTEFFPFPAFDAALREQLVRCTYFDWSRISPAIFGSLFQSVTDPVKRRNLGAHYTSEANILKVIQGLFLDELRQELTQAGQNRPRLNALHLRLEQLRFLDPSCGCGNFLVVTYRELRLLEQEILERLFADRRATGQTVDLALYARVQVDQAYGIEVEEFPARIAEVAMWLMDHQLNLRLSEAFGNLYLRLPLTRTARIVHGNALTTDWETVAPKDQLSYILGNPPFIGSKLMTESQRKELLAVAGPKLQGAGVLDYVAAWYLKAAQYVQNTAIRVALVSTNSITQGEQVSILWGEMLRLGVHIQFAHRTFKWSNEARGNAQVFCVIVGFGQDALPVRRLFDYATPRSEPQELKVKNINPYLVDAENVIVGKRSKPLSNVPEISYGSMANDGGNLLLSDEEKNELLQKEPEAAQFIRRFMGSQEFINKIPRWCLWLVEASPSQLKNLPEVAKRIEAVRLYRQASKRAATAKLADFPTLFGEQRQPTSEYILIPGVSSENRRYIPMGFMPPEVIASDLCRTVPSASVYHFGVLTSQMHMAWMRAVCGRLKSDFRYSGLLVYNNFPFPATPSAKQVAAVEAAAQQVLAARAQFPEESLATLYDPLTMPPALVKAHQTLDRAVDLCYRPAAFPTELSRLEFLFEQYRQLQAPLLPPPAKARRTKR